From a region of the Streptomyces sp. NBC_01454 genome:
- a CDS encoding SDR family NAD(P)-dependent oxidoreductase: MVTSTGGQGPLEGAVIAVAGAAGPAGRATLLRLAEAGAVVVGSDSHPERLAEAVDAARYAHGGATVIGETVDLLDPDQAREWAARTEKEFGRVDGLVHLVGGWRGSSSFAETDLADWETLHKLLIRTVQHTSLAFCDALERSGNGRFLLTSAAGASKPTGGNAAYAASKAAAEAWTLAMADGFRKSGGEQGPRAAAAILVVKALVNDQMRAERPNAKFAGFTDVTELAEAIAGVWSRPAQEVNGQRLWLTPEP; this comes from the coding sequence ATGGTGACTTCGACGGGCGGCCAGGGGCCGCTGGAGGGTGCGGTCATCGCGGTGGCGGGCGCGGCCGGACCGGCCGGCCGGGCGACCCTGCTGCGACTGGCCGAGGCGGGCGCGGTGGTGGTCGGCTCGGACTCCCACCCCGAGCGGCTGGCGGAGGCCGTGGACGCGGCCCGTTACGCCCATGGGGGCGCCACGGTGATCGGGGAGACCGTGGACCTCCTCGACCCGGACCAGGCCCGGGAGTGGGCGGCCCGTACGGAGAAGGAGTTCGGCCGGGTCGACGGCCTGGTGCACCTGGTCGGCGGCTGGCGCGGCTCCTCGAGCTTCGCGGAGACCGACCTCGCGGACTGGGAGACGCTGCACAAGCTGCTGATCCGCACCGTCCAGCACACCTCCCTGGCGTTCTGCGACGCCCTCGAGCGCAGCGGCAACGGCCGCTTCCTCCTCACCAGCGCGGCCGGCGCCAGCAAGCCCACCGGGGGCAACGCCGCCTATGCCGCCTCCAAGGCCGCTGCCGAGGCCTGGACGCTGGCCATGGCGGACGGCTTCCGCAAGTCGGGGGGCGAGCAGGGGCCCCGCGCCGCCGCTGCCATCCTGGTCGTGAAGGCGCTCGTCAACGACCAGATGCGCGCCGAGCGCCCGAACGCCAAGTTCGCGGGCTTCACGGATGTCACGGAGCTGGCAGAGGCCATCGCCGGGGTCTGGAGCCGGCCCGCCCAGGAAGTGAATGGACAGCGTCTGTGGCTGACCCCCGAGCCGTGA